In Candidatus Nitrospira nitrificans, the following are encoded in one genomic region:
- a CDS encoding trehalose-6-phosphate synthase, translating into MRLLALSLRFVLPLVIVLAVIAYGVIPLVDSLELKWFVRDLDMRSKLMVNTMEGPLADLLITNSKDKISAYFTRIIQDERLYALGFCDLENRLLYETQAYPQDVTCRDTLNLAPNSSTLRSFSSGPLHIMSASIESNGRRLGRLLLLHDMRFIQQRSSDTKRYVFYLFAGLTAVISLVTVLVAHFSWKEWVAGVRAMVKGERLLNPLTQEQHAPELQPLAKDLRSLVQALEADRRMRDETQISWSPASLKSILHEQFSGDQVLIVSNRQPYAHYWQDQKIVVQVPASGLVSALEPVMRACSGTWVAHGNGSADREVVDGRNHVSVPPGHPAYEIRRVWLTAEEEAGYYYGFANEGLWPLCHIAHVRPTFRSSDWKHYVAVNERFAQAVYEEATTDNPVVLIQDYHLALVPKLIRDRLPTATIITFWHIPWANAESFGICPWRQELLEGLLGSSILGFHTRVHCNNFIDCVDRILEARIDRNSSTVSYGGKMTAVNPYPISIEWPLQGLCDQQPVPECRSKLRAFYGMPPDRLIGLGVERLDYTKGILERFMAVERLLELQPEWIGKFTFIQIAAPSRSMIEQYQHFTSQVYALAEQINKRFGRDGYEPICLRIQHHAASQVCECYRGADICVVSSLHDGMNLVAKEFVGARDDEQGVLILSQFTGAARELTEALVINPYDIDQFAAALHLGLTMPKVEQRARMQSMRGLIQEFNVYRWAGRMLIDAARMRQKERVMKQVRRPSLLS; encoded by the coding sequence ATGAGGCTGCTCGCGCTCTCTCTGCGTTTTGTGCTCCCCTTGGTGATCGTGTTGGCCGTGATCGCCTATGGGGTCATCCCGCTCGTCGATTCACTCGAATTGAAATGGTTTGTCCGTGATCTCGATATGCGGTCCAAGCTCATGGTCAACACGATGGAAGGACCGCTGGCGGACCTTCTGATCACCAATTCGAAAGACAAGATCTCCGCCTATTTTACGCGCATTATTCAGGATGAGCGGCTATATGCCCTGGGCTTTTGCGACCTTGAGAATCGGCTGCTCTACGAGACTCAGGCCTATCCGCAGGATGTGACCTGTCGGGATACGCTGAACCTCGCTCCCAACTCCTCGACCCTGCGATCTTTCAGCAGCGGACCGCTTCATATCATGTCGGCGTCCATTGAATCCAACGGGCGCCGGCTGGGACGTCTTCTCCTTCTGCACGACATGAGGTTTATCCAACAACGGAGCAGCGACACCAAACGCTACGTCTTTTATTTATTTGCGGGACTTACGGCGGTCATCTCGCTCGTGACGGTCTTGGTCGCGCATTTCAGCTGGAAAGAATGGGTGGCCGGGGTTCGAGCGATGGTCAAGGGCGAACGACTCCTGAACCCCCTGACGCAGGAGCAACATGCTCCGGAACTCCAGCCGCTGGCGAAGGACTTGCGCTCGTTGGTCCAGGCTCTTGAAGCGGATCGCCGCATGCGCGATGAGACGCAGATTTCATGGTCTCCGGCCAGCCTCAAATCCATTCTCCATGAGCAGTTTTCGGGCGATCAGGTGCTGATCGTGTCCAACCGGCAGCCCTATGCGCACTATTGGCAGGATCAGAAAATCGTCGTGCAGGTGCCGGCGAGCGGACTGGTCTCGGCGCTTGAGCCGGTCATGCGCGCCTGTTCCGGGACATGGGTCGCGCATGGGAACGGATCCGCAGATCGAGAGGTGGTGGACGGCCGAAACCATGTCAGTGTTCCACCGGGGCATCCCGCCTATGAGATTCGGCGTGTGTGGCTGACCGCGGAGGAAGAGGCCGGATACTATTACGGGTTTGCCAACGAGGGATTATGGCCGCTCTGCCACATCGCCCACGTTCGGCCCACGTTCCGTTCGTCCGACTGGAAACACTACGTCGCCGTCAATGAGCGTTTCGCTCAAGCGGTCTATGAGGAGGCCACGACCGACAATCCGGTCGTCCTCATTCAGGATTATCACCTCGCCCTGGTTCCAAAGCTCATCCGAGATCGGTTGCCGACGGCGACGATCATCACGTTCTGGCACATTCCGTGGGCTAATGCGGAAAGTTTCGGGATCTGTCCCTGGCGGCAGGAACTTTTGGAAGGGCTGCTTGGGAGCAGCATCCTGGGGTTCCATACCAGAGTCCATTGCAACAACTTCATCGACTGTGTCGACCGGATACTCGAGGCGCGCATCGATCGAAACAGTTCGACGGTTTCCTATGGGGGGAAAATGACGGCGGTCAACCCCTATCCGATTTCCATCGAGTGGCCCCTGCAAGGGTTGTGCGATCAACAACCGGTTCCGGAATGTCGATCGAAACTGCGCGCGTTCTACGGGATGCCTCCCGATCGCCTCATCGGCCTTGGGGTCGAACGGCTTGATTATACGAAGGGGATCCTAGAGCGATTCATGGCCGTGGAACGATTACTGGAACTCCAGCCCGAATGGATCGGGAAGTTTACCTTTATTCAGATCGCCGCTCCCAGCCGTTCCATGATCGAGCAGTACCAGCATTTCACCAGCCAGGTCTATGCCTTGGCCGAGCAGATCAACAAGCGGTTTGGGCGCGACGGGTATGAACCGATCTGCTTGCGGATTCAGCATCACGCGGCGTCTCAGGTCTGTGAGTGTTATCGCGGCGCGGACATCTGCGTCGTCAGCAGCCTCCATGACGGCATGAATTTGGTGGCCAAGGAGTTCGTCGGCGCCCGGGATGACGAGCAGGGAGTGTTGATTCTGAGTCAATTCACAGGAGCCGCTCGGGAACTGACGGAGGCGTTGGTGATCAACCCTTACGACATCGATCAATTTGCGGCCGCGCTGCACCTTGGCCTGACGATGCCGAAGGTGGAGCAGCGGGCCAGGATGCAGAGCATGCGCGGCTTGATCCAGGAATTCAACGTGTATCGCTGGGCCGGGCGCATGCTGATCGATGCCGCCCGCATGAGACAAAAGGAGCGGGTCATGAAACAGGTGCGGCGGCCGAGTTTGTTGAGTTGA
- the otsB gene encoding trehalose-phosphatase — protein sequence MDYLLTETGRSELGALRKGRSLYAFDFDGTLAKIVREHHAARLSRPIRFWLEELAKRVPTAIISGRSVEDLRSRVGTAVPHLIGNHGSEGPHTRQEDIQQVRETSSGWLQLITGRFQDELTRSGVAVENKSYSLSFHYRTVDQRDEARALISRIVAELSPPPRIVLGKSVVNVMPPTASHKGTAVLEYMRRLDCGTALYVGDDETDEDVFALRDHRILTVRVGKKKGSAARYFLKRQAEIAEVLRLLGEAGDQSICTWSGCHEQGATRPAQHPNE from the coding sequence ATGGACTATTTATTGACGGAAACAGGGAGAAGCGAGCTCGGAGCGCTCCGAAAAGGTCGTTCGCTGTATGCGTTTGATTTTGACGGAACTCTGGCGAAGATCGTCCGAGAGCATCATGCGGCGAGGCTATCGCGTCCCATCCGTTTCTGGCTCGAGGAACTCGCGAAGCGCGTTCCCACCGCCATTATCTCGGGACGCTCCGTGGAGGACCTCCGCTCGCGTGTTGGAACCGCCGTGCCCCACTTGATCGGAAACCATGGTTCAGAAGGCCCTCACACGCGCCAGGAGGATATCCAGCAAGTCCGCGAGACCAGCTCCGGATGGCTGCAATTGATCACCGGACGATTTCAGGATGAGCTGACTCGAAGCGGCGTGGCCGTCGAGAATAAATCCTATTCGCTCTCGTTCCATTATCGAACCGTCGATCAGCGGGACGAGGCTCGGGCGCTGATCTCCCGCATCGTCGCCGAATTGTCTCCGCCTCCTCGCATTGTCCTTGGGAAATCCGTCGTCAATGTGATGCCGCCGACGGCGTCACACAAGGGCACGGCGGTGCTGGAGTACATGCGCCGTCTTGACTGCGGCACGGCTCTCTACGTGGGAGACGACGAAACTGATGAGGATGTCTTTGCGCTTCGGGATCACCGCATTCTGACCGTGCGAGTCGGCAAGAAGAAAGGGTCCGCGGCTCGGTATTTTCTCAAAAGACAGGCGGAAATCGCCGAGGTGCTTCGACTGCTCGGCGAGGCCGGTGATCAAAGCATTTGTACGTGGAGCGGCTGCCATGAACAGGGAGCCACTCGGCCTGCTCAGCATCCCAACGAATAG
- a CDS encoding fused MFS/spermidine synthase: protein MTVHPAHIPRWFLLVTALVTGAVVMALEILGSRLLAPVFGSSLFVWGALIGVILAAMSSGYAFGGWISDRYAGSGVLAALLFFSGSWTFLVAWANQPILFEIEKMVQDPRWGPCLAATVLLAPPAFGLSGVLPAMLRLAVADMDHLGRQTGRMIALSTVGSLAGTWGTAFFLLSWLGSQSLMAWLGGIQVGLGILWFMKGTLVRPLIGLLVLGCFALLGTLALHPIPRLKAPIYQEESPYQQVRIREDDLFRYLVLDRTFHATMWKVDPTTLFLPYSQMMVSSLALVSEPKRGLILGHGGGSLAKWLARHWPALELDIVEFDPVVVRMAEEYFEYRPPANHRVFVKDGRAFLNATDHTYDVMWIDAFARDMIPFHLTTAEFYSLVRARLNPEGIVAVNLASSGKESDLARAAAVVQTMRQAFPVLATFAVEGPWKTGMTPAKNLIFFGGHAIEHETENALVAKITDMAMNQRLPMETLALLSTRRIDPWPPGVVLSDDFAPYDLLLGRERSPLVE from the coding sequence ATGACTGTACATCCTGCCCACATTCCCCGCTGGTTTCTGCTCGTGACCGCCCTTGTGACCGGAGCGGTGGTGATGGCGTTGGAAATCCTCGGCAGCCGGCTGTTGGCTCCCGTCTTCGGCAGTTCGTTGTTTGTCTGGGGCGCGCTGATCGGAGTGATTCTGGCCGCCATGAGCAGCGGATACGCGTTCGGCGGATGGATCTCGGATCGCTATGCCGGCAGTGGGGTGCTGGCCGCCCTGTTGTTTTTTTCTGGAAGCTGGACGTTTCTCGTCGCGTGGGCGAACCAACCTATTCTGTTTGAGATCGAGAAGATGGTGCAAGACCCACGCTGGGGCCCTTGCCTGGCCGCGACTGTTCTCCTCGCCCCCCCCGCGTTCGGACTCAGCGGCGTATTGCCGGCCATGTTGCGTTTGGCGGTCGCGGACATGGATCACCTCGGTCGGCAGACAGGCCGCATGATCGCCCTGTCGACCGTCGGCAGTCTGGCCGGCACGTGGGGCACTGCCTTCTTTCTCCTATCGTGGCTCGGAAGCCAATCGCTGATGGCCTGGCTGGGCGGCATTCAGGTCGGACTTGGAATCTTGTGGTTCATGAAAGGGACCTTAGTCCGCCCCTTGATAGGACTGCTTGTCCTTGGTTGCTTCGCCTTGTTGGGAACCCTGGCTCTCCATCCGATCCCACGATTGAAGGCCCCCATCTATCAAGAGGAAAGTCCGTACCAGCAGGTCCGAATTCGAGAAGACGATCTCTTTCGGTATCTCGTGTTGGATCGTACGTTCCACGCCACGATGTGGAAAGTCGACCCGACGACCCTCTTTCTCCCCTACAGCCAAATGATGGTGTCTTCGCTGGCATTGGTGTCCGAACCGAAGCGCGGCCTCATTCTCGGCCATGGCGGCGGTTCGCTCGCAAAGTGGTTGGCGCGGCACTGGCCGGCTTTGGAGTTGGATATCGTGGAGTTCGACCCGGTCGTCGTCCGAATGGCCGAAGAGTATTTTGAGTACCGCCCGCCGGCCAATCATCGCGTCTTCGTGAAGGACGGGCGAGCCTTTCTCAACGCGACGGATCACACCTACGATGTCATGTGGATCGATGCGTTCGCGCGAGACATGATCCCTTTTCATCTCACCACGGCGGAGTTTTATTCCTTGGTGCGCGCGCGCCTCAACCCGGAGGGAATCGTCGCGGTCAACCTGGCCTCATCCGGGAAAGAAAGCGATCTCGCTCGAGCCGCGGCGGTCGTGCAAACCATGCGACAGGCCTTTCCGGTCCTCGCCACCTTCGCCGTCGAGGGGCCGTGGAAAACGGGAATGACCCCGGCGAAGAATCTGATCTTCTTCGGAGGCCATGCGATCGAGCATGAAACAGAGAACGCGCTCGTGGCCAAGATCACGGACATGGCGATGAATCAGCGCCTGCCGATGGAAACACTCGCGCTGTTGAGCACTCGCCGGATCGATCCCTGGCCGCCCGGCGTCGTCCTGAGCGACGATTTTGCCCCCTACGATCTTCTCCTCGGACGAGAACGATCGCCATTGGTGGAATAA
- a CDS encoding UDP-glucose dehydrogenase family protein — translation MHISVIGSGYVGLVTGACFAEFGVHVTCMDSDGRRIEKLEKGEVPFYEPGLKELVAKGIREGRLSFTTDIAKAVEKALVIFIAVGTPPRGDGSADLSYVEEVGKGIARHMTGYKVIVTKSTVPVGTGAKLREVIAKAQANAFGFDMVSNPEFLREGSAIEDFMRPNRVVIGADSDQAVAIMKDLYRPLYLIETPIVVTDVPTAELIKYASNAFLATKISFINEIANLCEKVGANVQMVAKGMGLDHRIGGKFLHAGPGFGGSCFPKDLAALIQTGERNGYPMQIASAASRVNDIQRERMIDKIREAVGGLKGKTLAMLGLSFKPNTNDIREAPALAIGRALLAEGASIRAYDPEALTEACQIMPELQPCRDTYHAAEGADALVLMTEWNVFRNLDFEKLKSVMRVPLLLDLRNVYDPERVGAVGFTHVSVGRMAQGLKHTR, via the coding sequence ATGCACATCAGTGTGATCGGGAGCGGTTACGTCGGACTCGTGACGGGCGCATGTTTCGCCGAGTTCGGCGTTCACGTAACCTGCATGGACAGCGACGGGCGAAGGATCGAGAAGCTGGAGAAAGGCGAGGTTCCGTTTTATGAGCCTGGGCTCAAGGAATTGGTGGCCAAGGGGATCAGAGAAGGCCGGCTGAGTTTTACCACGGACATCGCGAAGGCCGTCGAGAAGGCGTTGGTCATTTTTATCGCGGTCGGGACTCCGCCTCGGGGCGATGGTTCCGCCGATCTCTCTTACGTCGAAGAAGTCGGCAAAGGGATTGCGCGGCACATGACCGGCTACAAGGTCATCGTGACCAAGTCCACAGTGCCCGTCGGCACCGGCGCAAAACTTCGCGAGGTGATTGCAAAGGCTCAGGCGAATGCCTTTGGGTTCGATATGGTCTCAAATCCGGAGTTTCTCCGCGAAGGGTCGGCCATTGAGGATTTCATGCGACCGAATCGCGTGGTGATCGGCGCGGACAGCGATCAAGCGGTGGCGATCATGAAGGACCTGTATCGACCCCTGTATTTGATCGAAACACCGATCGTTGTAACGGATGTGCCGACCGCTGAGCTCATCAAATATGCCTCCAATGCGTTCCTGGCGACGAAGATTTCGTTCATCAATGAGATCGCGAATCTGTGCGAAAAAGTCGGAGCCAATGTGCAAATGGTGGCGAAGGGCATGGGGCTTGATCATCGCATCGGGGGGAAGTTTCTTCACGCAGGCCCCGGGTTCGGAGGCTCATGCTTCCCGAAAGATCTCGCCGCGCTCATTCAGACCGGTGAGCGAAACGGCTATCCTATGCAGATCGCTTCCGCCGCGTCACGGGTGAACGACATTCAGCGAGAACGGATGATCGACAAGATTCGAGAGGCGGTCGGGGGACTCAAAGGCAAGACGTTGGCGATGCTGGGCCTTTCCTTCAAGCCCAATACCAACGACATCCGGGAGGCCCCGGCCTTGGCGATCGGTCGCGCCCTCCTGGCCGAGGGCGCGAGCATTCGCGCGTATGATCCGGAGGCCCTCACGGAAGCCTGTCAGATCATGCCCGAGCTCCAGCCCTGCAGAGATACCTACCACGCGGCTGAAGGAGCTGATGCGCTGGTGTTGATGACCGAGTGGAATGTGTTTCGAAATCTCGACTTTGAAAAACTGAAGTCCGTCATGCGAGTTCCCCTCTTGCTCGATCTCCGCAACGTCTACGATCCCGAACGCGTTGGGGCCGTCGGATTCACGCATGTATCGGTCGGGCGCATGGCACAGGGTCTCAAGCACACTCGCTGA
- a CDS encoding HEAT repeat domain-containing protein, translated as MADEAPKLIQIVPKGGEKKDGFNLVTERVVAVNPESRQLEVELLAYDGKTVVLDVDEDALEDLKKIKAGDGATIRVVEEGGKRVAKSFRIRPKDPNTAKADAMLLDLRDTHWLNRKYAAEVLGELKDPRAVDPLVAALNDEVGDVRQRAYDSLIKLGGPSVPSLIPLLVSEEDEIRQSATEILRKIGKPAVEPLATALTDADERLKTRIMKVLDRMGYKPKTKEQAKAELPRLT; from the coding sequence ATGGCGGATGAAGCTCCGAAGTTGATTCAGATCGTTCCGAAAGGTGGAGAAAAGAAAGACGGTTTCAACCTGGTGACCGAGCGGGTTGTGGCGGTCAACCCCGAAAGCAGGCAACTCGAGGTCGAACTCCTGGCTTACGACGGCAAGACAGTCGTGCTGGACGTGGACGAGGACGCGCTCGAGGATCTGAAAAAGATCAAGGCGGGAGACGGCGCCACGATCCGTGTGGTGGAAGAAGGCGGCAAGCGGGTCGCGAAGAGCTTCAGGATTCGTCCTAAAGATCCCAACACCGCCAAAGCCGACGCCATGTTGCTCGATCTCAGGGATACCCATTGGCTCAACAGAAAATACGCGGCAGAAGTCTTGGGTGAGTTGAAAGATCCACGCGCGGTCGATCCCTTGGTCGCGGCATTGAACGACGAGGTCGGCGACGTGCGGCAACGAGCCTATGATTCATTGATCAAACTCGGCGGTCCCTCCGTCCCGTCGCTCATTCCGCTCCTGGTTTCCGAGGAGGACGAGATACGTCAATCCGCAACCGAAATTCTTCGAAAGATCGGCAAACCGGCCGTCGAACCGCTGGCCACCGCGTTGACCGATGCCGATGAACGGCTGAAGACTCGCATCATGAAAGTGCTCGATCGAATGGGGTACAAGCCAAAGACCAAGGAGCAGGCCAAAGCCGAGCTGCCGAGGCTGACCTAG
- a CDS encoding HEAT repeat domain-containing protein — MTEQGASDRIDRLIQALHDENEALRDHAIASLGQTGPEALPRLIDLMADEDAVIREAAASAVVRMGPSVVEPMIEALEDSSWAIREQAASALGKLRDRRATEPLVKAIKDRDGAVRTAAVWALERIGDSQAVPGLIDALMDNTLREDAARVLKKIGDVRAVEALIDGLLGSNWMVRRHAAEALGKIGDRRAVTPLMASLKDEDWLVRRNAAESLARLGATEAIQALLGLREDENTMVQETVEAVLASLGWTPEPQ; from the coding sequence ATGACTGAACAAGGTGCATCGGATCGAATCGATCGACTCATTCAAGCATTGCACGACGAGAACGAGGCCCTGCGCGACCATGCGATCGCGAGCCTCGGCCAAACCGGTCCGGAGGCGCTTCCCCGGTTGATCGACCTTATGGCCGATGAAGATGCGGTGATTCGAGAGGCCGCGGCGAGCGCGGTCGTTCGGATGGGGCCATCCGTCGTCGAGCCGATGATCGAAGCCTTAGAAGACAGCTCCTGGGCGATCAGAGAACAGGCGGCCTCGGCACTCGGAAAATTGCGGGACCGACGGGCCACCGAGCCTCTCGTCAAGGCAATCAAGGACCGTGACGGCGCCGTCAGGACGGCGGCTGTGTGGGCGCTGGAGCGGATCGGCGACTCGCAAGCGGTGCCCGGGTTGATCGATGCGCTCATGGACAACACCCTCCGCGAAGATGCGGCCCGGGTGCTGAAGAAGATCGGCGACGTGCGGGCGGTGGAGGCCTTGATTGATGGGCTCTTAGGCTCCAATTGGATGGTTCGGCGTCATGCGGCAGAGGCGCTGGGCAAGATCGGTGATCGCCGAGCCGTCACTCCCTTGATGGCATCGCTGAAAGACGAAGACTGGTTGGTCAGGCGCAATGCCGCCGAATCACTCGCGCGGCTCGGCGCGACAGAAGCCATTCAGGCCTTGCTGGGGCTGCGCGAGGACGAGAACACGATGGTGCAAGAAACCGTCGAGGCCGTGCTGGCCAGTCTCGGCTGGACACCTGAACCGCAATAA